From Candidatus Rubidus massiliensis, a single genomic window includes:
- the ycdF gene encoding Glucose 1-dehydrogenase 2 produces MKLLGKKAIVTGANRSIGRAIAIALASEGADIAISYRSDGSEAKKTIEFIEQLGRSGKSFFADFSKTEGVRQFFQEALHYLGSIDILVNNAAGYDTSAFLDLNIDKFEHLIKVSVSAPMLLIQLAAQNMIKEGRPGTIINISSISGNRPYPNRVAHSTAKAALNMLTQATALELAQHNIRVNAIAPGATPYEANETEINTDIPLKRTGTPMDQATAAIYLASEESSWMTGQIMTIDGGQSLSF; encoded by the coding sequence ATGAAATTACTAGGAAAAAAAGCCATAGTGACAGGAGCAAATAGAAGTATTGGAAGGGCTATAGCAATTGCCTTGGCTAGCGAAGGAGCTGATATAGCAATTAGTTATCGTTCAGATGGAAGTGAAGCAAAGAAAACAATTGAATTTATTGAGCAGCTTGGTCGATCGGGGAAGAGCTTTTTCGCTGACTTCTCAAAAACTGAAGGAGTAAGGCAATTTTTTCAGGAAGCTCTTCATTATTTAGGCTCTATTGATATTCTAGTAAACAATGCTGCTGGATATGATACAAGTGCTTTTCTGGATTTAAATATTGATAAATTTGAACATCTCATTAAAGTGAGTGTATCTGCTCCCATGTTGCTTATTCAATTAGCAGCACAGAACATGATAAAAGAGGGGAGACCAGGAACAATCATCAATATTTCTTCTATCTCAGGGAATCGACCTTATCCAAATCGCGTAGCTCATTCTACTGCTAAAGCAGCCTTAAATATGTTAACTCAAGCCACAGCTCTTGAATTGGCTCAGCATAATATTCGGGTCAATGCAATTGCTCCAGGTGCAACCCCATATGAAGCAAATGAAACAGAAATCAATACAGACATCCCATTGAAAAGAACAGGAACCCCGATGGATCAAGCTACTGCAGCTATTTATCTTGCTTCGGAAGAGTCATCGTGGATGACTGGTCAAATAATGACCATCGATGGTGGGCAGTCCCTTTCGTTCTAG
- a CDS encoding alanyl-tRNA synthetase, with product MKTTPIYLDDPYVKEMKAKIIDAIQEKEGVWRLILDETIFYPMGGGQPTDQGQIIFSDGSRAEVYQALLKDGEINHYVKTSSQPVLGSEVRGIIDWERRYKNMRVHSAGHVIDFSMYLLGYSPSPLHPMKGDHGKKPFVLYQGAIEKEIKDELQKKSNELIAKDFNFSWNFDLLENIEKEAIYLQPGLPKNKPLRALRLDGVGVVADGGTIVASTKEVGNVLITDIEVDDGNTCIKYQVV from the coding sequence GTGAAAACAACACCAATTTATCTCGATGACCCATACGTTAAGGAGATGAAAGCAAAAATAATTGATGCCATTCAAGAAAAAGAAGGAGTTTGGCGGTTGATTCTCGATGAAACTATATTTTATCCCATGGGAGGAGGACAGCCGACAGATCAAGGGCAAATTATTTTTTCCGATGGATCTCGAGCAGAGGTTTACCAAGCACTCCTTAAAGACGGTGAAATTAATCATTATGTGAAAACATCGTCTCAGCCAGTTCTTGGAAGCGAAGTCAGAGGAATAATTGATTGGGAACGTCGTTATAAAAATATGCGTGTTCACTCAGCAGGGCATGTGATTGACTTTTCGATGTATTTATTAGGTTATTCTCCAAGTCCCTTACATCCTATGAAAGGTGATCATGGGAAAAAACCATTCGTCCTTTATCAAGGAGCTATCGAAAAAGAAATCAAAGATGAGCTTCAGAAAAAATCAAATGAACTCATTGCAAAAGATTTTAATTTTTCATGGAATTTTGACCTTCTTGAAAATATTGAAAAAGAAGCCATTTATTTACAGCCAGGATTACCGAAAAATAAGCCTTTACGAGCTTTAAGGTTGGATGGTGTTGGAGTTGTTGCTGATGGTGGAACGATTGTAGCATCAACAAAGGAAGTAGGGAACGTCTTAATCACCGATATTGAAGTGGATGATGGAAATACTTGCATTAAATATCAGGTAGTTTAA
- a CDS encoding hypothetical protein (putative conserved protein, contains double-stranded beta-helix domain): protein MNKVNIKEKFQMFDQYWSPKILGELNGNHIKIFKAKGEFVWHQHENEDEFFLVIHGQLKIKLKDREIILNEGEFFIVPKGTDHLPYADEEAHVLLFEPKQVVNTGEIISEKTVENPEWL from the coding sequence GTGAATAAGGTTAATATTAAAGAAAAATTTCAGATGTTTGATCAATATTGGAGTCCAAAAATTCTTGGGGAATTAAACGGAAACCACATTAAAATTTTCAAAGCAAAAGGTGAATTTGTTTGGCATCAACATGAAAATGAAGATGAATTTTTCCTTGTGATACATGGTCAACTAAAAATTAAACTTAAGGATCGTGAAATTATCCTTAATGAAGGGGAATTTTTTATTGTTCCCAAAGGTACAGATCACCTTCCTTATGCCGATGAAGAAGCACATGTTCTACTTTTTGAACCTAAACAGGTCGTCAATACTGGAGAGATTATATCAGAAAAGACGGTTGAAAACCCAGAATGGTTATAA